The following proteins are encoded in a genomic region of Lachnospiraceae bacterium KM106-2:
- a CDS encoding putative integral membrane protein: protein MTKEMFLNDLKRELNNMNRIDREKTIAYYEEMIDDRMESGLSEEAAIQDVGDPKNIAMEIVPDKSKGQWFTGNKLMTSTLLILGCPLWGSLLLAAIALIFSAYIMVWCAPIMTGGLCIGALVNAAASIIGAFILLPGSVGLAVFQVGVGVLSLGLSLLAAIGTCQVVTKVSKATAKLANCTTWIISLVRR, encoded by the coding sequence ATGACGAAAGAAATGTTTCTAAATGATCTCAAACGAGAGTTAAATAATATGAATCGAATAGATAGAGAGAAGACAATTGCCTATTATGAAGAAATGATCGATGACCGTATGGAAAGCGGTTTAAGCGAAGAGGCAGCCATTCAGGATGTTGGAGATCCTAAAAATATCGCAATGGAGATCGTACCGGACAAGAGTAAGGGGCAATGGTTCACTGGAAATAAGCTGATGACTAGTACACTTTTGATCTTGGGATGTCCTCTTTGGGGGTCACTGTTATTAGCAGCTATCGCACTGATTTTTAGTGCTTATATCATGGTCTGGTGTGCTCCAATTATGACAGGAGGGTTATGTATCGGAGCTTTAGTAAATGCTGCTGCAAGTATAATAGGCGCATTTATTTTATTGCCGGGATCAGTCGGATTGGCAGTTTTTCAAGTAGGAGTAGGAGTCTTAAGTTTAGGTCTTAGCTTATTAGCTGCAATCGGAACCTGTCAGGTAGTGACCAAAGTATCCAAAGCAACAGCTAAATTAGCTAATTGCACAACATGGATTATAAGTTTAGTTCGAAGATAG
- a CDS encoding transcriptional regulator, PadR family, with protein MDIQLKKGLLEFCVLAVLKKSDSYGYQIVKDVSSCITISESTLYPILKRLEAANYLTTYSVEHNSRLRKYYKITDEGVDHIDGFLGEWNEVMAVYEFIKGEKKE; from the coding sequence ATGGATATACAGTTAAAAAAAGGATTGCTTGAATTTTGTGTTCTTGCAGTTCTAAAAAAGTCTGACTCCTATGGTTATCAGATCGTAAAGGATGTATCTTCTTGTATTACGATCTCGGAATCTACCTTGTATCCAATTCTAAAGCGTTTAGAAGCAGCGAACTATTTAACTACTTACTCCGTTGAGCATAATAGCAGGCTTCGTAAATACTATAAGATCACAGATGAAGGGGTCGATCATATTGATGGTTTTTTAGGTGAGTGGAATGAAGTTATGGCAGTTTATGAATTTATAAAGGGGGAGAAGAAAGAATGA